In Rhinatrema bivittatum chromosome 1, aRhiBiv1.1, whole genome shotgun sequence, a single genomic region encodes these proteins:
- the LOC115075018 gene encoding 3-hydroxy-3-methylglutaryl-coenzyme A reductase-like: MTRGPVVKLPTACHAAEVKAWLESPEGFNVIKMAFDSTSRFARLMSLQVSLAGRNLYIRFRSQTGDAMGMNMISKGTEQALARLQREFPELQVLAVSGNYCTDKKPAAVNWIEGRGKSVVCEATIPAKVVKEVLKTSTEAMVEVNISKNLVGSAMAGSVGGNNAHAANIVTAIYIACGQDAAQNIASSNCITLMESTGPTKEDLYITCTMPSIEIGTIGGGTNLGPQQACLQMLEVQGANSKNPGDNARLLAQVVCGTVLAGELSLMAALTAGHLVKSHMDHNRSKTNLQDLQGTCTKKAA, translated from the exons ATGACTCGTGGGCCTGTTGTGAAATTGCCCACTGCCTGTCATGCGGCAGAAGTAAAGGCGTGGCTAGAAAGTCCAGAGGGCTTCAATGTCATTAAAATGGCATTTGATAGCACCAGTAG ATTTGCTCGTCTTATGAGTCTTCAGGTCAGTTTGGCTGGTCGCAACCTTTATATCCGTTTCCGGTCCCAGACTGGGGATGCCATGGGAATGAACATGATATCAAAG GGCACAGAGCAGGCACTTGCAAGACTACAGAGAGAGTTCCCAGAACTGCAAGTGCTGGCTGTTAGTGGTAACTACTGCACAGATAAAAAACCTGCAGCTGTCAACTGGATAGAGGGAAGGGGCAAGTCTGTCGTTTGCGAAGCCACCATTCCGGCAAAGGTGGTTAAAGAA GTACTGAAAACTTCAACAGAAGCCATGGTGGAGGTTAATATAAGCAAGAACCTGGTGGGCTCTGCAATGGCAGGCAGTGTCGGTGGTAATAATGCACACGCAGCTAATATTGTGACTGCTATCTACATTGCTTGTGGACAG gaTGCGGCGCAAAACATTGCAAGCTCTAACTGCATCACTCTAATGGAGTCGACGGGTCCCACGAAAGAGGATCTGTATATCACGTGTACTATGCCCTCCATAGAAATTGGCACGATTGGTGGAGGAACGAACTTGGGTCCTCAGCAGGCCTGTTTACAG ATGCTAGAAGTCCAAGGAGCGAACAGCAAGAATCCTGGAGATAATGCACGTCTCCTCGCTCAGGTCGTATGTGGAACAGTGCTGGCAGGAGAGCTGTCTCTAATGGCTGCATTAACAGCCGGGCATCTCGTGAAAAGCCACATGGACCACAATCG GTCTAAAACCAATCTACAAGATCTCCAAGGTACATGCACCAAGAAAGCAGCGTGA